From the genome of Pseudomonas migulae:
GTGCATGTCTTTGCGGATGCCCGGATCGAGGGCGCCGAACGGTTCGTCGAGCAGCAACACGCGGGGTTTCATGATCAGCGCCTGGGCGATGGCCAGCCGTTGTTGCATGCCACCGGAAAGCTGCGCCGGGAACTTGTCCAGCGAGTGGCCGAGGCCGACTTTGTGCAGCAGCACCGAGGCCTGTTCGCGTGCATCTTTTTTAGAGCTGCCGAACAACCGCCCAAGCAGCGGCGAACGCGGCAGTTCGAGGCCGAGGGCGACGTTGTCCAGTACCGTCAGGTGCGGGAACACCGAGTAGCGCTGGAACACCACGCCACGGCTTGAATCCGGCTCGCCGGCCAGGGCCTGGCCATCCAGCAGAATCTCGCCACGGCTGGCGCGCTCCTGACCGAGCAACAGCCGCAGAAAGGTCGATTTGCCGCAACCCGAGGCGCCGACCAAGGTGCAGAATTCACCTTCGTTGACGTTCAGGTTCAAGCCTTC
Proteins encoded in this window:
- a CDS encoding ABC transporter ATP-binding protein, which gives rise to MSFITVKNVWQQYADQVVLEGLNLNVNEGEFCTLVGASGCGKSTFLRLLLGQERASRGEILLDGQALAGEPDSSRGVVFQRYSVFPHLTVLDNVALGLELPRSPLLGRLFGSSKKDAREQASVLLHKVGLGHSLDKFPAQLSGGMQQRLAIAQALIMKPRVLLLDEPFGALDPGIRKDMHALLLELWRETQLTVFMVTHDLSEGFSLGTRLLVFDKVRVDPHAPGAYGARITYDIPLNSDRRASRAAVDALPAELAGTLRIA